A genomic window from Gossypium hirsutum isolate 1008001.06 chromosome D10, Gossypium_hirsutum_v2.1, whole genome shotgun sequence includes:
- the LOC107915697 gene encoding SRSF protein kinase 1, whose translation MSCSSSSGSEEDDEGIDSYRKGGYHAVRTGDPFAAGRYIAQRKMGWGHFSTVWLAYDTHSSKYVALKIQKSAEQFAEAALHEIEFLLSIADGDPSNSKCVVRLIDHFKHNGPNGQHLCMVLEFLGDSLLRLIKFTRYKGIELNKVREICKCILIGLDYLHRELGIIHSDLKPENILLFSTIDPTKDPVRSALTPILERPEGGALNGGSTMNIIEKKLKRRARRAVANISLRRVSMGGAAEAPKVTKSLDGIDMRCKVVDFGNACWADKTFADEIQTRQYRSPEVILGSGYSFSADMWSFACTAFELATGELMFAPKSGQGFSEDEDHLALMMELLGKIPRKIATGGGRSKDYFDRHGDLKRIRRLKLRPLDRYLVDKYKFCESDAREFSEFLCPLLDFSPEKRPTAQQCLQHPWLNLKTSTV comes from the exons ATGTCGTGTTCTTCATCATCTGGTTCGGAGGAAGATGACGAGGGAATTGACTCATACAGGAAAGGAGGATATCATGCCGTTCGAACTGGAGATCCTTTTGCTGCTGGTCGTTACATTGCTCAAAGGAAGATGGGATGGGGTCATTTCTCCACTGTATGGCTCGCTTACGATACTCATTCCTCA AAATACGTTGCTCTAAAGATTCAGAAAAGTGCAGAACAATTTGCTGAAGCTGCCCTTCATGAGATTGAATTCCTTTTATCTATTGCTGATGGTGACCCCTCAAATTCCAAGTGTGTGGTGCGCCTAATTGACCACTTTAAGCACAATGGCCCAAATGGCCAACATCTTTGCATGGTCCTTGAATTCCTTGGTGATAGCTTGCTTCGTTTAATCAAGTTTACTCGTTACAaagggattgaattgaataaagttaGGGAGATATGCAAATGCATTTTGATAGGCTTGGATTACTTGCATAGGGAACTTGGTATAATCCACTCTGATCTAAAACCTGAAAATATTCTTCTCTTTTCCACCATTGATCCTACCAAGGATCCTGTCAGATCTGCTCTGACTCCAATTCTTGAAAGGCCTGAAGGGGGTGCTCTAAATGGTGGGTCTACCATGAACATCattgagaaaaaattgaaaaggagGGCAAGAAGAGCAGTCGCTAATATCTCTCTTAGAAGAGTTTCTATGGGAGGAGCAGCAGAAGCTCCAAAAGTTACAAAATCTCTGGATGGGATTGATATGAGGTGCAAAGTTGTGGACTTTGGGAATGCATGTTGGGCTGACAAAACATTTGCCGATGAAATTCAAACCAGACAGTACAGATCTCCTGAGGTCATACTAGGTTCTGGGTATTCCTTCTCAGCTGATATGTGGTCTTTTGCTTGTACAGCCTTTGAGCTTGCTACTGGTGAATTGATGTTTGCCCCTAAAAGCGGCCAAGGATTTAGCGAAGATGAG GATCACCTTGCTCTCATGATGGAACTCCTCGGAAAGATACCTCGAAAG ATTGCCACTGGAGGAGGTCGATCAAAAGATTATTTTGACAGGCATGGGGATCTAAAGAGGATTCGACGGCTCAAGTTGAGGCCACTTGATAGATATTTAGTGGATAAATACAAATTTTGTGAGAGTGATGCTCGTGAGTTTTCAGAGTTCCTTTGTCCTCTTCTGGATTTTTCACCAGAGAAGCGACCGACTGCCCAGCAATGTTTGCAACATCCCTGGCTCAATCTCAAGACCTCTACAGTCTAA